The genomic interval GGGGTGAGCGCCGAGAACAAGTCCTGACGGCTCGGCACGGGTAGTTTGGCCGACAGGTAGCAGAAATATCGAAAGGTACGATGTGCCGGGAATGGGATCGCATACCAAGAAAGAAGGCGGTTATTGCCGGGGTTTTCGCAATCGCTTTTCTGTTTCCGCCGTACGGCGCTAGCAAGGCCTCGATCACGATCAAGCCAGGTCCATCGGCTTTGCGAAGGTATCGCCCGTTGCAGGATATGGATCGAGACGCAAAGATCCAGGAGGCAGCGCGTTCCGCCATTCGATGCCTCCAGATGCAAACGTCTGCATTGGCCAGCTTCGGTCGATACCCCCGACAAAAGAACTGCCCTGAACGGGATTTTCTCGTTTTGTAGCACAATTTTGAGTACGAATCGCGCCCTTTGAATCGCCCGCCTGGTAGAATCGGGGTGCGGTCGACTCGGTCGCTAACCAGCCATGTCCGATCCTTTTGTCCATTTGCATCTGCATACCGAATACTCGCTCCTGGACGGCGCGGTGCGAATGTCGCAACTGGTCAAAAAGGCTGCCGATCTCGATATGCCCGCGGTCGCGATCACCGACCATGGCGTGCTCTACGGCGCTCTCGACTTTTACAATGCTTGCAAAGGTCAGGGCATCAAACCGATCATCGGGTGCGAGCTGTACGTCGCTCCCGGCAGCCGCAAAGATCGAGAGCCCCGAACCAAGCGCGAGGACGAGCCCGGCCGCGAGCGCAACTACTATCACCTTCTGGTGTTGGCCAAGGACGAACAGGGCTATCGAAACCTGCTGAAGCTGAGCACCATCGGTATGTTGGAGGGCTTTTACTATAAGCCTCGCGTGGACAAAGAGGTTCTTCGTCAGTACTCCAAAGGGCTGATCGCCACCAGCTCCTGTCTGGCTGGACAGATACCGCAAGCCATTTTGGACAACGACCTGCCTCGCGCCAGAAGCCTGATCGCCGAGCATTTGGATATCTTTGGCAATGAGAACTTCTACATCGAGCTTCAGGACCATCGACTGGACGCGCAGAAGGCGGTCAATCAAGCGTTGCTGTCGTTCGCTCAGGAGTTCAAACTGCCCATCATCGCGACCAACGACGTGCACTACCTGAACGCCGAGGATGCCGAGATGCACGGCGTGATGCTGTGCGTGCAGACCAACGACAAGATCACCAATCCGCGCCGGATGAAGTTCGACACGCAGGAGTTTTATCTCAAATCAAAGCCGGAGATGGCCGCACTGTTTGCCGATGCGCCCGAGGCGATCGTCCGTCCTTGGGAGGTCGCCCAGCGTTGCGAGTTTGAGTTCAATTTTGAACGTCGGCTGTTGCCTGCGCCCGATATCCCCGAGGGGCTGAGCGACAGCGACTATCTGGCTCGGTTAGCCAGAGCCGGCTATTCGGAGCGGTTTTCCAACGCCAGCGGTTCGGAGCGATTGGAACACGAGTTGGACGTGATTGCTAAGACCCACTACGCGAGCTACTTCTTGATCGTTCGGGACTTTGCCCAGTTCGCCCGCGAGAAGGGCATTTATTTTGGAGTTCGAGGATCGGCGGCGGGCAGTTTGGTGTCGTACTGCATCGGCATTACAGACATCGATCCGGTCGCCCACGATCTGACGTTCGAGCGGTTTTTGAACGTAGACCGCCTCCAGATGCCCGATATCGATATGGATTTTGAGGATGCTCGGCGCGACGAGGTGATTCAGTATGTGCGCCAAAAGTACGGCCAGGATCACGTCGCGCAGATCGTTACGTTTGGAAGCATGGCGGCGCGCGCGGCCGTTCGGGACGCGGGCCGGGCGATGGCGATTCCTGCGCAGTTAGTGGACCGGGTCGCGCGCCTTATAAAGCTGGACAAAATCGATGAGGCCGTTAAGACAAGCCCCGAGCTTCAAGCCGAGATTGCCAAGAGCGAAGAGGCCAAGCGGCTGATCGAGATGGCCAAACGACTGGAAGGATTGACCCGAAACAGCAGCGTTCACGCAGCAGGGGTCGTCATCTCGCGCGAGCCTTTGAGCGAGCACGTGCCGTTGGCCCGGGCCGCGGACGATAGCGTAGTCACCCAATATCACATGGGGAATCTGGAGCAGCTGGGCCTGCTCAAGATGGACTTTTTGGGTTTGGCCAATCTGAGCGTGCTGGCGCGAGCGGTCGAGAACATCAAGCGGTTTAAGGGCGAGGAGATCGACGTTCAGAAGATTCCTTTGAACGATGCCAAGACTTATGCGATGCTGGCCAAGGGGCACACGACCGGCGTGTTTCAGTTAGAAAGCGCGGGCATGAGGAAGCACATTCAAAGGCTTCAGCCGACCAGCGTCGCCGAGCTGTCGGACATGGTCGCGCTCTACCGGCCCGGCCCCATGAAGCACATCGATGCCTATATCCGCCGCAAGCACCGCCAGGAGGAGGTTAAGTACGATCATCCTCTATTAGAGCCGATCCTCAAGGACACTTACGGGATTATCGTTTATCAAGATCATGTGTTGAAGGTCGTTCAGGCGTTGGCGGGGTTTACCTTGGGCCGGGCCGATGTCCTCCGTTATGCGATGGGCAAGAAGAAGGCGGATACGATGGCCACAATGCGGCCAGAGTTTTTTGAGGGCGCCAAGCAAAGGGGCATTAGCAAGGAGCAGGCAGCGAAACTCTTTAACGACATTGAGGATTTTGCGGGCTATGCGTTTAACAAGGCGCACGCCGTTTGTTATGCTTATTTAGCCTATCAGACGGCTTATCTCAAGGCCAACTATCCGGTGGAGTATATGGCCGCGCTGATGGCCGTCTATCTGGACAGGAAGGAGAAGATCGCGTCGTGCA from Armatimonadota bacterium carries:
- a CDS encoding DNA polymerase III subunit alpha, with translation MSDPFVHLHLHTEYSLLDGAVRMSQLVKKAADLDMPAVAITDHGVLYGALDFYNACKGQGIKPIIGCELYVAPGSRKDREPRTKREDEPGRERNYYHLLVLAKDEQGYRNLLKLSTIGMLEGFYYKPRVDKEVLRQYSKGLIATSSCLAGQIPQAILDNDLPRARSLIAEHLDIFGNENFYIELQDHRLDAQKAVNQALLSFAQEFKLPIIATNDVHYLNAEDAEMHGVMLCVQTNDKITNPRRMKFDTQEFYLKSKPEMAALFADAPEAIVRPWEVAQRCEFEFNFERRLLPAPDIPEGLSDSDYLARLARAGYSERFSNASGSERLEHELDVIAKTHYASYFLIVRDFAQFAREKGIYFGVRGSAAGSLVSYCIGITDIDPVAHDLTFERFLNVDRLQMPDIDMDFEDARRDEVIQYVRQKYGQDHVAQIVTFGSMAARAAVRDAGRAMAIPAQLVDRVARLIKLDKIDEAVKTSPELQAEIAKSEEAKRLIEMAKRLEGLTRNSSVHAAGVVISREPLSEHVPLARAADDSVVTQYHMGNLEQLGLLKMDFLGLANLSVLARAVENIKRFKGEEIDVQKIPLNDAKTYAMLAKGHTTGVFQLESAGMRKHIQRLQPTSVAELSDMVALYRPGPMKHIDAYIRRKHRQEEVKYDHPLLEPILKDTYGIIVYQDHVLKVVQALAGFTLGRADVLRYAMGKKKADTMATMRPEFFEGAKQRGISKEQAAKLFNDIEDFAGYAFNKAHAVCYAYLAYQTAYLKANYPVEYMAALMAVYLDRKEKIASCIEECRRLGIRVLPPDVNKSESGFSVEDDAIRFGLQGIKGVGEAAVEAILRSRKAEGAFEDLCDLISRMRGASGANRATLEALIKAGALDSLHPNRAQTLRCLDSALAYAEQRAKQAISGQENLFGEADPDAGLGKPDFADGEEAPLMEKLALEKEYLGIYLSDHPLRPYRRQLARIATSIDLLTEDDDKVTIAGIITGIREINLTRKGEGDERPARMRIMTLEDLTGSIEVSVSGKILEASGGCIERERMVIVTARPNNREFGRQQEPREEEAVGRLRELRAVEVRPFEPSAPDAEVEEPAGYVNVKVRRATHRLLREARESLSQMPGQLAVRFQVEPISRWVETELRVDTAAVEMLQEKFGADRVEVEVS